The Erwinia billingiae Eb661 nucleotide sequence TCGCTGATGCCCAGCGTGACCAGTTCGGGTGGTAGCAGGCGCAGAATGTCGTCGCTTTGATGCAGCCCGCTGACCTCTTCCGGCACGCTTTCCGGCTCGCGCACCAGATGATGAAACTCCTCCAGCGGCGCGTCTTCGGTCGGCACCGCCTTGGCTTCTTTGCTGCGGCCCAGTTGTTCAGCCAGCTTCAGCAAGGCCGGTTGCTGGGCCAGAAAGTCGCCGTACTCAACGATCAGCTGGTAATCACCCCGTTGCAGCGGGCTTTTGGTTAAATCCCACAGCCGTCCCGCCGCAGCTTCATCGTTGTCCGATAACACCTTTGCCAGCTGACCACTCATGGCTAAGCGTTGCTGAAGCTCGGCCAGCAGTTTTTCTCGCTCCTGATCCAGCAGCTGCTGATTCAGGGTCAGGGTTTGCAGCGTCAGGCTTAACCGCCAGCGCTGGAGAAACAGGGTTTGCTGGGCCTGACTGAGCGCGCTGGGATCGGCATTGGCGACCAGCTGGTGGGCTTTTTCACTAAAGGGAGAATGATGTTCACTGAGGTAAGCCAGCAGCTCAGGCAGCTTCTGGCAGAACGGCGTATGACCCAGGCCCTGAAACTGCTGGAACAGCGCAAATTCGGCCGCAAGATCCTCCGGCACGGAGGTGGTCTTCAGCTGTTCCAACACTTCGTTTTTCCAGCGCGGCAGATCGCGCAGCAGCGCTTTCTTCATGCCGGGGAATTTTTCAAAAAAAAGCGCCAGCTGGGGGCTGGCGAGCAGGGCTATCACTAACTCTTCGAGCAGGTCGCCCTCGCTGATGGTCAGAAGTGCGCTCAGTGTATCAAGCGAGATCACCGACGGGCCTGCTTCAGCTGATCGGCCACCTGTTGCAGGCTCTCTTCAATTTTTGCCAGCCAGTCATCGCTGATAAACAGGCAGCGCTGATGCTGGCTGAACAGCGTGCGCTGGTTGCGCAGCTGGGTTTCCACCTCATCCAGTGCCTGCACAATCTCTTCCGGCAGCCCGCTGGCCTGCTGTTTGCCCGGCAGCATCAGCCGGGTGGATTGCAGGCTGACATCGCGCAGCGTCAGGCAGTCGTTACCGTCCACATGCAGATCCAACGTCTGGGCAAAGCCAATACCGTTAAGCTTGCCGCGAATATCGCCGCTTTTTTGCAGCCAGTGATGCAGCGGCTCACGCGCAATCACCACGTGCGTCACCTGCATATCGTGCAGCATCAGCGGCTTTTGCAGCATCAGCGTCAGCGAGTCATCGGCCAGCGTGGCGGGCAGTTCGTAATGCGGTTTGCGGCTGAACATGCCGCCATGTTTTTCCAGACGGATCGCCTGTTCGACGCTTTTTTCCTGCTGCAAGGCCAGCCGGCGCGACTCAATTTGCTGCAGCTTAATCAGCATCGGCTGCTGCTGCCAGGCGTGCTGGGTGATCAGGCTGTCGATTTCGCGATCCAGCAGCTTCATCGACGCCACGTCGTGCCACAGGCAATCCTTCAGCAGGATAAG carries:
- the viaA gene encoding ATPase RavA stimulator ViaA, with amino-acid sequence MISLDTLSALLTISEGDLLEELVIALLASPQLALFFEKFPGMKKALLRDLPRWKNEVLEQLKTTSVPEDLAAEFALFQQFQGLGHTPFCQKLPELLAYLSEHHSPFSEKAHQLVANADPSALSQAQQTLFLQRWRLSLTLQTLTLNQQLLDQEREKLLAELQQRLAMSGQLAKVLSDNDEAAAGRLWDLTKSPLQRGDYQLIVEYGDFLAQQPALLKLAEQLGRSKEAKAVPTEDAPLEEFHHLVREPESVPEEVSGLHQSDDILRLLPPELVTLGISELEIEFYRRLVEKRLLTYRLQGDAWHDKVMLRPVSHHHHDQQPRGPFIVCVDTSGSMGGFNERCAKAFCLALLKVALADNRRCYIMLFAHEVVAYELTAGDGISQAIRFLSQRFRGGTDLAACLDSVLLKLATPAWNDADAVIISDFIAQRLPEELVKRIKQHQLKQQQRFHAVALSDHGKPGIMRIFDHIWHFDTGLKSRLLRRWQR